One genomic segment of uncultured Desulfobacter sp. includes these proteins:
- a CDS encoding glycosyltransferase family 4 protein, producing MNYKLRNCTKTSSGRNIVKKGWLFWVPWDIKRTGGVNNVVISLAKQCSMGGEFSPYIFTPDLHSRTEIIINKKYYTQIKLKHHAPPPINRKVEFKGVLAFLVYFPFEIFKFLWIIKKFDIKVINFHYVGGLAPLHFAIMKLILKIDINLILSFHGSDILTIESITGIRKKILGFMLSATDHTIGCSKGLSNQIKDLFPSDFNNTVCINNGISELFLSDESSSSFKERLPEELCNKKFILSVGAFIKVKGHDLLIKAFSQVHKIDPELSLVIIGKSAPESENCKQLINFSHLEPVTFIYDQVSPELLKVFYDHAQIFVSASRYESFGLVMAEAGARKLPVIATRTLGAEEIIEDGVSGILVEQGNHEAITEAINILLDDPQRGVFLAENLKQKVTSNFRWKYAWEKYRRLIDDNSSIF from the coding sequence ATGAATTACAAATTGCGCAATTGTACAAAGACTTCATCAGGTAGAAATATCGTAAAAAAAGGATGGCTTTTTTGGGTTCCCTGGGATATCAAAAGAACCGGAGGCGTTAATAATGTGGTTATTTCTCTTGCAAAGCAATGCTCCATGGGGGGTGAATTTAGCCCCTATATTTTTACTCCTGATTTACACAGCCGCACCGAGATTATAATTAATAAAAAGTATTACACCCAAATAAAATTAAAACACCATGCTCCCCCTCCGATAAATCGCAAAGTTGAATTTAAAGGCGTATTGGCTTTCTTAGTTTATTTTCCTTTTGAAATCTTTAAATTTTTATGGATAATAAAGAAATTTGACATTAAAGTAATTAATTTTCACTATGTTGGTGGTCTGGCACCTCTGCATTTCGCTATAATGAAATTGATTTTAAAAATAGATATTAATTTGATTCTTTCTTTTCACGGCTCTGATATTCTGACGATAGAATCAATCACCGGAATCCGGAAAAAAATATTGGGTTTCATGCTTTCAGCAACGGATCATACCATTGGCTGCTCCAAGGGTCTTTCAAATCAAATTAAAGACTTGTTTCCTTCGGATTTCAACAACACCGTATGTATAAATAACGGCATATCTGAGTTGTTCTTGTCGGATGAATCATCATCTTCTTTTAAAGAGAGACTTCCTGAGGAGTTATGCAATAAAAAATTTATTCTTTCTGTGGGAGCTTTTATAAAAGTTAAAGGTCATGATCTTTTGATTAAAGCGTTCTCTCAAGTTCATAAGATAGACCCTGAATTATCATTGGTTATTATAGGGAAATCGGCACCTGAGTCAGAAAATTGCAAACAATTGATAAATTTTTCACATCTTGAGCCGGTTACTTTTATTTATGATCAGGTTTCCCCTGAACTGTTAAAGGTATTTTATGATCATGCTCAAATTTTTGTATCTGCCTCACGCTATGAATCATTTGGTTTAGTTATGGCGGAAGCCGGTGCACGGAAGCTACCTGTTATTGCCACTAGAACCTTGGGGGCAGAAGAGATCATTGAAGATGGTGTCTCCGGTATTCTTGTGGAGCAAGGAAACCATGAGGCAATAACTGAGGCAATAAATATTTTGCTTGATGATCCGCAACGTGGTGTTTTTTTGGCCGAAAATCTGAAACAAAAGGTTACCTCTAATTTCAGATGGAAATATGCATGGGAAAAATACAGACGATTAATTGATGATAACTCTTCAATTTTTTGA
- a CDS encoding DegT/DnrJ/EryC1/StrS family aminotransferase — translation MTKYKPFRKPIYVTKPFLPALNDFKEGLNEIWDNKWLTNNGPILQRFNNDLCSYFKTRNICLFTNGTLALQIGLQGMELTGEVITTPFTFVATAHVLHWNRLKPIFVDIEPEFYTLDAEKVEAAITNKTTAILAVHVYGHPCNLTALADIARRHNLKLIYDAAHAFGVTVSDKSIADYGDMSMFSLHATKLYHSIEGGMLTFQDPGMKKISDYLKNFGFENEVEVVMPGTNAKMNEFQALMGILILKHIDDIIEKRKKITNIYQERLKSVPGIHLRPELPHTIHYNYAYLPIEVHKKEFGMSRNMLYEKLKGYNIFTRRYFYPLICDFTCYKTIAIKDPLTVARRAADRILTLPIYYDLALLDAEKICDIIIDIGSNG, via the coding sequence ATGACAAAATATAAACCTTTTAGAAAACCTATATATGTTACAAAACCATTTTTACCGGCTTTGAATGATTTCAAGGAGGGGCTCAATGAAATTTGGGATAACAAATGGCTGACGAATAATGGTCCTATTTTACAGCGGTTTAATAACGATCTTTGTAGTTATTTTAAAACGAGGAATATTTGCCTTTTCACAAATGGGACACTGGCGCTCCAGATAGGCCTGCAGGGTATGGAGCTTACAGGAGAGGTGATTACCACACCGTTTACTTTTGTTGCAACTGCCCATGTTTTACACTGGAACAGACTCAAGCCGATTTTCGTTGATATAGAGCCTGAATTTTATACTTTGGACGCTGAAAAAGTAGAGGCAGCTATAACAAATAAAACAACGGCTATTTTAGCTGTTCACGTTTATGGTCATCCCTGTAATCTGACTGCTTTGGCGGATATTGCCCGACGACACAATTTGAAGCTTATCTACGATGCCGCTCATGCCTTTGGTGTGACGGTTTCGGATAAGTCTATAGCAGATTATGGTGATATGAGCATGTTCAGTCTCCATGCAACCAAACTCTACCACTCTATTGAAGGTGGAATGCTTACTTTTCAGGACCCAGGTATGAAAAAAATCTCAGATTATCTAAAAAATTTTGGTTTTGAGAACGAAGTAGAAGTAGTGATGCCGGGGACCAACGCAAAGATGAATGAGTTTCAGGCATTGATGGGAATTTTGATACTAAAGCATATTGACGACATCATTGAAAAGCGAAAAAAAATCACCAATATTTATCAGGAAAGGCTTAAATCTGTTCCTGGCATACATTTAAGACCGGAACTACCTCATACAATTCACTACAACTATGCTTACTTGCCTATTGAAGTCCATAAAAAAGAATTCGGTATGAGCAGAAATATGCTTTATGAAAAATTGAAGGGGTACAACATCTTTACAAGACGATATTTCTATCCTTTGATATGTGATTTTACTTGCTACAAGACAATAGCTATCAAAGATCCCCTGACTGTAGCAAGAAGGGCAGCAGACAGAATTTTAACCTTGCCGATTTATTATGATCTTGCCTTGCTTGATGCCGAAAAGATCTGTGATATTATTATTGATATTGGTTCTAACGGATAA
- a CDS encoding lipopolysaccharide biosynthesis protein, which yields MANLEQKTVRAVAWNLLERSGVQGLSFVLGIILARLLTPADFGLIGMIYVFFAVAEVLVSGGFGTAYIQKKEVTVYDADTVFYSNLLISLVIYLVLWISAPAIAGFYEQPVLTGLTRVAGLVIIINAFNLIQLAQIVRDVDFKRKTKVTLIATFLSGVAGITAAYAGFGVWSLVIQQMSKQILTTSGFWVTSKWRPGLKFSVESFKSLFSFGFWILAAGLIKTIFDNIYILVIGKFFPAAQLGFYSKAKRFKIIASEEVSIAVGAVAFPILSKLQDDKLRVKRAIRKFLRHTLALVAPLLVLLIVVAEPFVILILTEKWAPMIPYMQLLCVAGILYPIHAVNVQVLKAQGKSNLNFRLEVIKNCLRVVNIVVMYRWGVIFIIIGEIICSILSLTVNTYYTKRLLSYGMIEQFNDIRIIVFSAAISGLAGYLIIYNIENMYIKLVLGSLLTTSIYSAMQYIFNRELFFQIFKLKENFIK from the coding sequence ATGGCAAATTTGGAACAAAAAACGGTAAGAGCGGTGGCCTGGAACCTGTTAGAGCGGTCTGGAGTTCAAGGTTTGAGCTTTGTCTTAGGGATTATCCTTGCCAGACTGCTTACCCCTGCTGATTTCGGGTTGATTGGTATGATTTATGTGTTCTTTGCAGTGGCTGAGGTTTTAGTCTCTGGCGGTTTCGGTACAGCTTATATACAGAAAAAGGAGGTCACGGTTTATGATGCTGACACAGTTTTTTATTCCAATCTTCTTATCAGTCTCGTAATATACCTTGTCTTGTGGATATCAGCACCCGCTATCGCCGGATTCTATGAACAGCCGGTTTTGACCGGACTGACGCGTGTAGCGGGTTTAGTCATCATTATTAACGCTTTTAATCTAATCCAACTGGCTCAAATTGTTAGGGATGTCGATTTTAAGCGCAAGACGAAAGTGACGCTGATTGCAACTTTTTTATCCGGTGTGGCCGGAATTACGGCTGCTTACGCCGGCTTTGGCGTTTGGAGCCTAGTCATCCAACAGATGTCCAAACAAATTTTAACAACCTCCGGGTTTTGGGTAACGTCAAAATGGAGGCCGGGATTAAAATTTTCGGTCGAGTCATTTAAAAGTCTTTTTTCGTTCGGCTTCTGGATATTGGCGGCAGGTCTGATTAAAACAATTTTTGACAACATTTATATTTTGGTAATCGGAAAATTTTTTCCGGCGGCTCAGCTAGGCTTTTATTCGAAAGCAAAGCGATTTAAGATAATTGCATCCGAAGAAGTTTCAATTGCGGTTGGTGCCGTTGCATTTCCTATTCTATCAAAATTACAGGATGATAAACTAAGGGTGAAACGGGCGATTCGAAAGTTCCTGAGGCATACGTTGGCTTTAGTTGCTCCGCTTTTAGTGCTATTAATAGTCGTAGCTGAACCCTTTGTCATATTGATATTGACAGAGAAATGGGCTCCCATGATACCATATATGCAGCTTTTATGTGTTGCCGGAATTCTTTATCCTATCCATGCGGTCAATGTTCAGGTATTGAAAGCACAAGGTAAAAGCAATTTAAATTTTCGGCTTGAGGTCATTAAAAATTGCTTACGAGTTGTTAACATTGTAGTTATGTACCGCTGGGGGGTTATTTTTATAATCATTGGCGAGATCATTTGTTCAATCCTTTCATTAACCGTCAACACCTATTATACCAAAAGACTGCTCTCTTATGGAATGATTGAGCAGTTCAATGATATAAGGATAATTGTATTTTCAGCTGCTATTTCTGGTTTAGCAGGATATTTAATCATTTATAATATAGAAAATATGTATATAAAACTTGTTTTAGGTTCACTTCTAACCACCTCAATATATTCAGCAATGCAATACATTTTTAATAGAGAGTTGTTCTTTCAAATCTTTAAATTGAAAGAAAACTTTATCAAATGA
- the rfbA gene encoding glucose-1-phosphate thymidylyltransferase RfbA, with translation MKGIILAGGSGTRLYPLTNVVSKQLMPVYDKPMIYFPLSILMLAGIREILIISTPQDLPRFEALLGNRSAWGLSIKFEVQARPEGLAQAFIIGRDFIGNDNVCLIIGDNIFYGQGLKEKLQSAYFRKKGGTIFAYYVKDPERFGVVAFDSEEHVIDLEEKPTKPKSNYAVTGLYFYDNRVLDIAAALKPSDRGELEITDVNLAYLETGELNVELLGRGIAWLDTGTHESLLKAANYVQVIEERQGLKIACPEEIAFRMGYIDAAQLEKLAKKLINSDYGKYLLNLLK, from the coding sequence ATGAAAGGAATTATACTCGCAGGCGGTTCCGGTACCCGGCTTTACCCGCTAACTAATGTTGTAAGCAAGCAGCTTATGCCGGTTTACGATAAACCCATGATCTATTTTCCGCTCTCAATTTTGATGCTGGCCGGAATTCGTGAGATCCTCATTATCTCAACACCCCAGGATTTGCCAAGATTTGAAGCGCTTTTAGGTAACAGGTCGGCTTGGGGTCTGTCCATAAAATTCGAAGTACAGGCCCGTCCGGAAGGACTTGCACAGGCATTTATTATCGGCCGCGATTTTATTGGTAATGACAATGTGTGCCTGATTATAGGAGACAATATATTCTATGGGCAAGGCCTAAAGGAAAAACTTCAAAGTGCATATTTTAGGAAAAAGGGTGGAACTATTTTTGCTTATTACGTTAAAGATCCGGAAAGGTTTGGTGTTGTTGCGTTTGACAGCGAAGAGCATGTAATAGATTTAGAAGAAAAACCGACAAAACCCAAATCAAATTATGCAGTTACAGGGCTTTATTTTTATGACAACAGAGTCCTCGATATAGCCGCCGCTCTGAAACCCTCTGACAGAGGTGAACTTGAGATAACAGATGTTAATCTGGCCTACCTTGAAACGGGGGAGTTAAACGTGGAATTGCTCGGTCGCGGTATCGCATGGCTTGATACGGGTACCCATGAAAGTTTATTGAAAGCTGCCAATTATGTTCAGGTCATTGAAGAAAGGCAGGGTTTGAAAATCGCCTGCCCGGAAGAAATTGCCTTTCGAATGGGATATATCGATGCCGCACAATTGGAAAAACTTGCAAAAAAATTAATAAATAGTGATTATGGCAAATATCTTCTGAATCTTTTAAAATAA
- a CDS encoding IS66 family transposase: MMASFVSDFSDREHHYKAEIKILNEQIKSLRDRLFGKKTEKIHKDDGQRSLFDTFEPDTPILDEPEEISVPAHKRKKSGRKPLPETLPRVKVIHDLTEEEKTCACGCMKSRCGKEESEQLEIIPAQMRVIRNIRYKYACKNCEGVEDDGPTVSIARMPEQMIPKSIATPGLLAHILTAKFADALPFYRQEKQFHRIGVDIHRSNMCNWAMKVAQACEILLEYMKGEILNGPVINIDETTVQVLKEPKRSKCYMWVFKGGPPDNPIILFQYHPTRSGDVARNFLNGYQGIVQTDGYGGYDFLDHIVGIIHIACWIHARRKFMDVAKAAGNKNGKPTGIAGKALKYIRKLYKIEKEAKELGLSAEELYRKRQEQALPILDEFKKWLDAQVEKVPPKSLLGKAINYTLNQWHRLVLYTESGLVMPDNNVVENAIRPFVVGRKNWLFSCTSEGARASACIYSLIETAKANGLEPYWYLKFLFENLPEAMTEDEFKALMPQNVDKNLLESNYTTPRQA, translated from the coding sequence ATGATGGCTTCTTTTGTCAGTGATTTTTCAGATAGAGAGCACCATTATAAAGCCGAAATCAAAATTCTCAACGAGCAGATTAAAAGCCTCCGGGACCGACTTTTTGGCAAAAAGACAGAAAAAATCCATAAAGATGACGGTCAACGCTCCCTTTTCGATACTTTTGAACCGGATACTCCCATATTAGACGAGCCCGAAGAAATCAGCGTACCTGCCCATAAGCGGAAGAAGTCTGGGCGTAAGCCTTTGCCTGAAACCCTTCCGCGGGTTAAAGTGATCCACGATCTGACTGAGGAAGAAAAAACATGTGCCTGTGGTTGCATGAAATCCCGTTGCGGCAAGGAAGAATCTGAACAACTTGAGATTATTCCGGCACAGATGAGAGTGATCAGGAATATCCGTTATAAATACGCATGTAAAAACTGTGAAGGTGTTGAAGATGATGGTCCGACAGTCTCCATCGCCAGAATGCCGGAACAAATGATTCCCAAAAGCATTGCAACCCCAGGACTTCTGGCTCATATTCTGACAGCCAAATTTGCAGATGCCTTGCCTTTCTACCGGCAGGAAAAGCAGTTTCACCGAATTGGAGTAGACATTCACAGATCCAATATGTGCAATTGGGCCATGAAAGTGGCCCAGGCCTGTGAGATCCTGCTGGAATATATGAAGGGTGAAATTCTTAACGGTCCAGTGATAAATATTGATGAAACAACTGTCCAGGTTCTGAAAGAACCGAAACGGTCAAAATGCTATATGTGGGTGTTCAAAGGAGGGCCACCAGACAATCCCATTATTCTGTTCCAGTATCACCCAACCCGATCCGGGGACGTTGCCCGTAACTTTTTGAACGGTTATCAAGGTATTGTTCAAACGGATGGTTATGGTGGCTATGACTTTCTTGATCATATTGTAGGAATCATCCATATTGCCTGCTGGATACACGCACGTCGAAAGTTCATGGATGTAGCCAAAGCTGCCGGGAATAAAAATGGCAAACCGACAGGAATCGCCGGCAAAGCCCTGAAGTACATCAGGAAATTATACAAAATAGAGAAAGAGGCCAAAGAACTTGGCTTGTCCGCTGAAGAACTTTACCGGAAAAGGCAGGAACAAGCCTTGCCTATCCTTGATGAATTTAAAAAATGGCTGGATGCTCAAGTTGAGAAGGTGCCACCCAAAAGTCTTCTTGGCAAGGCCATCAACTACACCCTTAATCAATGGCATCGGTTGGTCCTGTATACGGAAAGTGGCCTGGTAATGCCGGACAATAATGTGGTTGAAAATGCCATAAGACCCTTTGTGGTCGGTAGAAAAAACTGGTTGTTTTCGTGTACATCCGAAGGCGCCAGGGCCAGTGCCTGCATTTACAGCTTAATCGAAACCGCCAAGGCCAATGGACTTGAACCTTATTGGTACCTCAAATTTCTTTTTGAAAATTTACCGGAAGCCATGACGGAAGACGAATTTAAAGCTTTGATGCCACAAAACGTGGATAAAAATTTGCTGGAATCCAACTATACAACACCCCGCCAGGCTTAA
- the tnpB gene encoding IS66 family insertion sequence element accessory protein TnpB (TnpB, as the term is used for proteins encoded by IS66 family insertion elements, is considered an accessory protein, since TnpC, encoded by a neighboring gene, is a DDE family transposase.) has product MFSPTQNLKIHIALGSTDMRKSIDGLSILVSEKLNLDPFSGHMFVFCNRNQNILKILYWDRNGFCLWHKRLEKDYFQWPKSKDEILTIGAKELSWLMDGLSIHQKKAHKSLKYSAVF; this is encoded by the coding sequence ATGTTTTCTCCTACCCAGAATTTAAAAATTCATATCGCACTTGGCAGCACTGATATGCGCAAGTCCATTGATGGGTTATCTATACTTGTGAGCGAAAAATTAAATTTGGATCCATTCTCAGGACACATGTTTGTCTTCTGTAACCGGAATCAAAATATATTGAAAATCCTGTATTGGGATCGCAATGGATTCTGTCTCTGGCACAAGAGGCTGGAAAAGGACTATTTTCAATGGCCCAAGTCAAAAGATGAGATTTTGACCATCGGTGCCAAAGAACTTTCATGGCTGATGGACGGCCTCTCAATTCATCAGAAAAAAGCACATAAATCATTAAAATATTCGGCTGTTTTTTGA
- a CDS encoding IS66 family insertion sequence element accessory protein TnpB, with protein MSEARKKNQKRTQFWEYHIKQWSESGVSQNAYCRQNDLRPNQFTYWKIKLNNQALVPEFVQIPSTQISQMLNFSEQKGLRLNIDNGFQIEIPDGFSQATLAQVLQVLGKC; from the coding sequence ATGTCAGAAGCAAGGAAGAAAAACCAAAAGCGTACCCAATTCTGGGAGTACCATATTAAACAATGGTCTGAATCCGGCGTGTCCCAAAATGCATACTGCAGACAAAATGATTTGAGACCCAATCAATTTACATACTGGAAAATAAAACTCAACAACCAGGCCCTTGTCCCAGAATTCGTTCAGATCCCTTCAACACAGATCAGCCAGATGCTAAACTTTTCTGAACAAAAAGGATTAAGGTTGAATATAGATAACGGATTTCAGATCGAAATCCCGGATGGATTTTCCCAGGCCACCCTGGCCCAGGTGCTCCAGGTATTGGGGAAGTGCTGA
- a CDS encoding glycosyltransferase, with product MNISTIPPNMKRLLMVAYHFPPIQGSSGLHRTVQFARHLYDIGWYPIIVTVHPRAFPKTGDSMPAGMTEKCIVKRAFALDSARHLSIKGRYLDISAIPDRWVSWWPGGVWECMQAVRAYKPHAIWSTFPIATAHMIALTVHRLTGLPWIADFRDPMIQKGNSKNRWIRRAYQVLEKKIVQNASLCVTVTQSALKEFVDRYPENFSNKWQIIPNGYDESLFSPYDWLLKKERKKLNQKITMIHSGILYNEGRNPQTFLTALKSYLDENADDIQVIFRGCGNESGIKNTISNFGMKDFVSTGSSVSYAEAIKEMMQSELLLLFQGAVYNKQIPAKVYEYIRSGRPILAMIDKSGETAQFLENWEGVYIADIKSPETIKKAIIQAINDLKLKTKVTRKKEDYSLLSRAEGSKKLADILNKICNSKHAN from the coding sequence ATGAATATTAGTACCATACCCCCCAATATGAAACGTTTGCTAATGGTTGCATACCACTTCCCGCCCATCCAGGGCAGCAGTGGTCTTCATCGCACTGTTCAATTCGCCCGACATCTTTATGATATTGGCTGGTATCCTATTATTGTAACGGTTCATCCAAGAGCTTTTCCGAAAACCGGTGATTCAATGCCTGCGGGAATGACAGAAAAATGCATTGTAAAACGTGCGTTCGCTCTTGACAGTGCACGACATTTGTCAATTAAAGGTCGATATCTGGACATTTCAGCCATTCCGGACAGATGGGTTTCCTGGTGGCCCGGCGGAGTATGGGAATGTATGCAGGCTGTCCGGGCATATAAACCTCATGCAATATGGTCGACTTTTCCTATTGCCACAGCTCACATGATTGCCCTGACTGTACATCGTTTAACCGGGTTGCCATGGATTGCAGACTTCAGAGACCCAATGATTCAGAAGGGTAACTCAAAAAATCGTTGGATCCGGAGAGCATACCAAGTACTTGAAAAAAAAATTGTTCAGAATGCTTCTTTGTGTGTCACAGTGACCCAGTCGGCTTTAAAAGAATTTGTTGACCGGTATCCGGAAAATTTTTCAAATAAGTGGCAAATTATTCCAAATGGATATGACGAATCCTTATTTTCACCTTATGACTGGCTGCTGAAAAAAGAAAGAAAAAAATTAAATCAAAAAATAACAATGATCCACAGCGGTATACTTTATAATGAAGGAAGAAATCCACAAACTTTTTTAACGGCACTAAAGTCTTATTTGGATGAAAATGCAGACGATATTCAGGTTATTTTCAGAGGGTGTGGCAATGAATCTGGAATCAAAAATACGATCTCAAATTTCGGGATGAAAGATTTTGTCTCAACCGGTTCTTCCGTATCTTATGCTGAAGCAATCAAAGAAATGATGCAGTCAGAGCTTCTCCTCTTGTTTCAAGGAGCTGTTTACAATAAACAAATACCGGCCAAAGTATATGAATATATCAGATCCGGCCGTCCCATACTGGCTATGATAGATAAAAGCGGAGAGACCGCCCAATTTTTGGAAAACTGGGAAGGGGTCTACATTGCTGACATTAAGTCTCCTGAAACTATTAAAAAGGCCATCATACAGGCGATAAACGATCTAAAATTAAAAACTAAAGTTACCAGAAAGAAGGAGGATTATTCCTTATTATCCCGTGCAGAAGGATCCAAAAAACTTGCAGATATATTAAATAAAATTTGTAATTCAAAGCATGCCAATTAG
- a CDS encoding asparagine synthase-related protein produces the protein MMKANSPKGGFLIAYDPKSDLIGKAQFLKLQGAKVILVETQPVLLAVWDEFESQGAWQAEDNSTVVYDAELTNEDELKQMLDIAPSAHFSTGELLWLCYKSFGRSMPDKLRGSFGFGIWDNQEKCYLTATDHFGLRPVVYQKSTDHFVGASRIKHIMWGGYSDGIIDNDAVFLYLFFQAICTPLTIYEDIKKLEPGNGIIINKNETKQFVYYDISYQPDPSKSEQDWKKLIPEELEKAISRTIGSLPEQRTGCFLSGGTDSSSIVGILTKLLGKSVPTFSIGFDESGYNEMYYADMAVKQYKTRQKEYYVTPDDVLSLISSLPDVYDEPFGNASVIPAFFCAGSAKASGMEVLLGGDGGDEIFGGNERYVRNLVFEKYFRLPEFFRQSILEPVLNILPPSGLFYRAKRYVRRAKIQNPERFYSYSLLMENDLNEIFSKNFITQMNSDAFMEIARHHYKKVSNAHYTDRLLYLDMKFTITDNDIRKVTQMAESVGMRVRYPFLDRDFVDFTTTIPADLKVKWGKGRYLFKKAMEGILPDEIINKPKHGMGLPVDPWFKKNQGLKEFLADHLLYGQPKIFDFVKKEFIQNMFKLHKTAETPFYGNTLWVYLILELWLRHRFENKQI, from the coding sequence ATGATGAAAGCAAACTCCCCTAAGGGCGGTTTTTTAATTGCCTATGATCCTAAATCAGATCTCATCGGCAAAGCCCAGTTCCTGAAACTGCAGGGTGCAAAGGTTATATTGGTTGAAACACAGCCCGTTCTTCTTGCAGTCTGGGATGAATTTGAAAGCCAGGGGGCATGGCAGGCCGAAGACAATTCCACGGTAGTTTACGATGCTGAGCTGACAAATGAAGATGAACTGAAACAGATGCTCGATATCGCCCCATCTGCTCATTTCAGTACAGGGGAACTGCTCTGGCTCTGCTATAAATCTTTTGGCAGAAGCATGCCCGACAAGTTACGGGGTAGTTTTGGTTTTGGAATTTGGGACAATCAGGAGAAATGTTATTTAACGGCAACAGATCATTTTGGTTTGCGGCCGGTAGTTTATCAAAAATCAACAGATCATTTTGTGGGCGCCTCACGTATAAAACATATTATGTGGGGAGGATACAGCGATGGGATAATAGATAACGATGCCGTTTTTCTTTATCTTTTTTTTCAAGCGATATGCACGCCTTTAACCATTTATGAAGATATTAAAAAACTTGAACCCGGCAACGGTATCATTATCAACAAAAATGAAACCAAGCAATTCGTTTATTATGATATCTCTTACCAGCCCGATCCGTCTAAAAGCGAACAGGACTGGAAAAAACTCATACCCGAGGAGCTTGAAAAAGCAATCAGCAGAACCATTGGATCACTACCTGAACAACGAACCGGATGTTTCCTGTCCGGTGGGACCGATTCAAGTTCCATAGTCGGCATTTTAACAAAACTTTTGGGAAAATCAGTTCCTACATTTTCCATAGGATTTGATGAATCCGGATACAATGAAATGTACTATGCTGATATGGCTGTTAAACAATACAAAACACGCCAAAAAGAATATTATGTCACACCAGATGATGTACTGTCTTTGATCAGTTCTCTGCCCGATGTTTATGACGAACCATTTGGTAACGCATCTGTTATACCGGCTTTTTTTTGTGCAGGCAGCGCCAAGGCATCGGGGATGGAGGTATTACTTGGCGGGGATGGGGGGGATGAAATTTTCGGAGGAAATGAGCGCTATGTAAGAAACCTGGTTTTTGAAAAATATTTCCGCCTTCCTGAATTTTTCAGACAATCCATACTGGAACCTGTGTTGAATATTTTGCCGCCATCAGGTTTATTTTACAGGGCCAAAAGATATGTCAGGCGTGCAAAAATTCAAAATCCTGAAAGATTTTATTCATACAGTTTGTTAATGGAGAATGACTTGAATGAAATTTTTTCAAAAAATTTCATTACGCAGATGAACTCAGATGCTTTCATGGAGATCGCAAGGCACCATTATAAGAAAGTTTCAAATGCCCATTATACAGACAGGCTGTTATATTTAGATATGAAGTTTACAATAACAGACAATGACATTCGAAAAGTAACTCAGATGGCAGAATCTGTTGGTATGCGTGTCCGATATCCTTTTTTAGACCGGGATTTTGTTGATTTTACAACAACAATACCTGCAGATCTGAAAGTAAAATGGGGCAAAGGCAGGTATCTGTTTAAAAAAGCCATGGAAGGGATACTTCCGGATGAAATAATAAATAAACCAAAACATGGTATGGGACTTCCGGTTGATCCCTGGTTTAAAAAAAATCAAGGCCTAAAAGAATTTTTAGCCGATCATCTGCTCTATGGCCAGCCAAAAATTTTTGACTTTGTAAAAAAAGAGTTTATCCAAAATATGTTCAAACTACACAAAACAGCCGAAACGCCTTTTTACGGGAATACTCTTTGGGTTTACCTGATACTGGAGTTATGGCTGAGGCATCGTTTCGAGAATAAACAGATCTAA